The following coding sequences lie in one Oryza brachyantha chromosome 10, ObraRS2, whole genome shotgun sequence genomic window:
- the LOC102708024 gene encoding phosphatidate cytidylyltransferase 1-like codes for MPYVRSAPERDSGSGGDGTPGTPSPTHGARVRLRKRSSDVPSDVNKTNGSNLLLNDQNKYKSMLIRTYSSLWMMAGFVFLIYMGHLYIWAMVVIIQIFMASELFNLLRKANEDRQLPGFRLLNWHFFFTAMLFAYGRFLSRQLVNTVTSDKLLYKLVSGLIKYQMFICYFLYIAGFVWFILTLKKKAYKYQFSQYAWTHMILLMVFAQSSFTVANIYEGIFWFLLPASLIAINDVAAYFFGFFFGKTPLIKLSPKKTWEGFLGASVTTMLSAFVLANFMGHFQWLTCPRKDLSTGWLHCDPGPMFTPESYHLPGWIPRWIPSREVAIMPIQWHALALGLFASIIAPFGGFFASGFKRAFKFKDFGDSIPGHGGFTDRMDCQMVMAVFAYIYYQSFLMVQDLSVETILEQILRNLTFEEQHDLYEQLGQLLTRGN; via the exons ATGCCCTATGTTAGATCCGCCCCTGAGAGGGACAGTGGCTCCGGTGGTGATGGCACCCCCGGCACTCCAAGCCCCACCCATGGTGCCCGTGTGAGGCTCCGGAAACGCTCCAGCGAT GTTCCTTCTGATGTGAACAAAACCAATGGCTCTAATTTGCTGCTAAATGACCAGAACAAGTACAAGTCGATGCTCATTCGCACGTATTCCTCTCTCTGGATGATGGCAGGATTTGTGTTCTTGATTTACATGGGTCACCTGTACATATGGGCTATGGTTGTCATTATCCAAATCTTCATGGCGAGCGAACTCTTTAATCTGCTCAGGAAGGCCAATGAGGACAGGCAGCTCCCAGGGTTTAGACTACTGAACTG GCATTTTTTCTTCACTGCGATGCTTTTTGCATATGGCCGTTTTCTTAGTCGGCAACTTGTCAACACGGTGACTTCAGACAAGTTGTTGTACAAGCTTGTGAGTGGGCTGATCAAGTACCAAATGTTTATTTGCTACTTTCTTTATATAGCAG GTTTTGTCTGGTTTATTCTCACTCTAAAGAAAAAGGCATACAAGTACCAATTCAGTCAATATGCATGGACCCACATGATCCTACTGATGGTATTTGCACAGTCATCTTTCACAGTGGCCAATATATATGAAGGGATATTTTG GTTCCTCCTACCAGCTTCCTTGATTGCTATCAACGATGTGGCTGCATATTTCTTTGGCTTCTTCTTTGGGAAAACACCCTTAATTAAGCTCTCCCCAAAGAAAACATGGGAGGGCTTTCTAGGTGCATCTGTGACTACCATGCTTTCTGCATTTGTG CTTGCTAATTTCATGGGCCATTTCCAGTGGTTAACATGCCCCAGAAAG GATTTGTCTACTGGATGGCTTCATTGTGATCCTGGCCCTATGTTTACACCAGAAAGTTACCATTTACCAGGATGGATACCACGATGG ATCCCTTCACGAGAAGTGGCAATTATGCCTATTCAGTGGCATGCCCTAGCTCTTGGCTTGTTTGCTTCAATAATAGCACCATTTGGAGGGTTTTTTGCTAGTGGATTTAAAAGGGCTTTCAAATTCAAG GACTTTGGTGACAGCATACCTGGCCATGGTGGATTTACTGATAGGATGGATTGTCAA ATGGTTATGGCTGTATTTGCCTATATCTATTACCAATCATTTCTTATGGTACAGGACTTGTCTGTTGAGACAATCCTAGAGCAG ATACTAAGGAATCTCACATTCGAGGAGCAGCATGATCTATATGAGCAGCTAGGCCAGTTACTGACGAGAGGAAACTGA